The following coding sequences are from one Streptococcus sp. NPS 308 window:
- the fabZ gene encoding 3-hydroxyacyl-ACP dehydratase FabZ, which yields MIDIQGIKEALPHRYPMLLVDRVLEVSEDTIVAIKNVTINEPFFNGHFPQYPVMPGVLIMEALAQTAGVLELSKPENKGKLVFYAGMDKVKFKKQVVPGDQLVMTATFVKRRGTIAVVEAKAEVDGKLAASGTLTFAIGN from the coding sequence ATGATCGATATTCAAGGAATTAAAGAAGCTCTACCCCATCGCTACCCTATGCTCCTAGTGGACCGTGTCTTGGAAGTGAGTGAAGATACTATTGTTGCCATTAAAAATGTCACGATAAACGAACCGTTCTTCAATGGTCATTTTCCTCAATACCCAGTTATGCCAGGTGTCCTTATCATGGAAGCATTGGCACAGACTGCGGGTGTCTTGGAATTGTCCAAGCCTGAAAACAAGGGAAAGTTAGTCTTTTACGCTGGCATGGACAAGGTCAAGTTTAAGAAGCAAGTTGTACCAGGTGATCAATTAGTCATGACGGCTACTTTTGTCAAACGTCGTGGTACGATTGCCGTGGTTGAAGCAAAGGCTGAAGTGGATGGCAAGCTTGCAGCGAGTGGTACTCTTA
- the accB gene encoding acetyl-CoA carboxylase biotin carboxyl carrier protein, which translates to MNLNEIKDLMAQFDQSSLREFSYKNGQDELQFSKNEARIVSEAPAPVPSVPAAVAPSPVVSAPSTPVESAVEEALAPAETTVAPEGDVVESPLVGVAYLAAGPDKPAFVTVGDSVKKGQTLVIIEAMKVMNEIPAPKDGVVTEILISNEEMVEFGKGLVRIK; encoded by the coding sequence ATGAATTTAAATGAGATCAAGGACTTGATGGCTCAATTCGACCAATCAAGTTTGAGAGAATTTTCTTATAAAAACGGACAGGACGAATTGCAGTTCAGCAAGAATGAAGCAAGAATAGTTTCTGAAGCACCAGCTCCAGTTCCTTCAGTGCCAGCTGCAGTGGCTCCTAGTCCAGTAGTTTCTGCCCCTTCAACTCCAGTAGAGAGTGCAGTGGAAGAAGCTCTAGCACCAGCTGAAACGACTGTTGCTCCAGAGGGTGATGTCGTTGAGAGTCCACTTGTAGGGGTGGCTTACTTGGCTGCTGGACCAGATAAACCTGCCTTTGTCACAGTCGGAGACAGTGTTAAAAAAGGTCAAACTTTGGTGATCATCGAAGCCATGAAGGTCATGAATGAAATTCCTGCACCTAAGGATGGTGTGGTGACAGAAATTCTCATTTCAAATGAAGAAATGGTTGAGTTCGGTAAAGGATTGGTACGTATCAAATGA
- the fabF gene encoding beta-ketoacyl-ACP synthase II, whose translation MKLNRVVVTGYGLTSPIGNTPEEFWNSLQTGKIGIGEITKFDHSEFAVHNAAEIQDFPFDKYFVKKDTNRFDDYSLYALYAAQEAVTHANLDVETVDKDRFGVIVASGIGGIKEIEDQVIRLHDKGPKRVKPMTLPKALPNMASGNVAMRFGANGICKSINTACASSNDAIGDAFRSIKFDFQDVMLVGGSESSITPFAIAGFQALTALSTTEDPARASIPFDKDRNGFVMGEGSGMLILESLEHAEKRGATILAEVVGYGNTCDAYHMTSPHPEGQGAIKAMKLALEEAEISPEQVAYVNAHGTSTPANEKGESGAIVAVFGKEVPVSSTKSFTGHLLGAAGAVEAIATIEAMRHNYVPMTAGTSELSDYIEANVVYGQGLEQEIPYAISNTFGFGGHNAVLAFKRWENK comes from the coding sequence ATGAAACTAAATCGAGTTGTAGTAACAGGTTACGGATTGACCTCTCCTATCGGAAATACCCCAGAAGAATTTTGGAACAGTTTGCAAACTGGAAAAATCGGAATTGGAGAAATCACTAAGTTTGATCATAGTGAATTTGCCGTACACAATGCGGCTGAAATTCAAGATTTCCCGTTTGATAAATACTTTGTCAAAAAAGATACCAACCGTTTTGATGATTATTCTTTGTATGCCTTGTATGCAGCGCAAGAGGCAGTGACACATGCCAACCTTGATGTAGAAACGGTTGATAAAGATCGTTTTGGTGTCATCGTTGCTTCCGGTATCGGAGGTATCAAAGAAATCGAAGATCAGGTTATCCGTCTTCATGACAAAGGCCCAAAACGTGTTAAACCAATGACACTTCCAAAAGCCTTGCCAAATATGGCTTCAGGAAATGTTGCGATGCGTTTCGGAGCAAACGGTATCTGTAAATCAATCAATACAGCCTGTGCCTCATCAAACGATGCCATTGGGGATGCCTTCCGTTCTATCAAGTTTGATTTCCAAGATGTCATGTTAGTTGGTGGATCAGAATCATCAATCACTCCTTTTGCCATTGCTGGGTTCCAAGCTTTGACAGCCCTATCAACAACAGAAGATCCAGCTCGTGCTTCTATTCCGTTTGACAAAGACCGTAATGGTTTTGTCATGGGAGAAGGTTCAGGGATGTTGATTCTTGAAAGCCTTGAACACGCTGAAAAACGTGGGGCGACCATCTTGGCTGAAGTAGTTGGTTATGGAAATACCTGTGATGCTTACCATATGACTTCACCTCATCCAGAAGGTCAAGGTGCAATTAAGGCTATGAAACTGGCTTTGGAAGAGGCAGAAATTTCTCCAGAGCAAGTGGCTTACGTCAACGCCCACGGAACGTCAACTCCTGCTAATGAAAAAGGAGAAAGTGGTGCTATCGTAGCTGTTTTTGGTAAAGAAGTACCTGTATCTTCAACCAAGTCCTTTACAGGACACTTGCTTGGAGCTGCAGGAGCAGTAGAAGCCATTGCTACTATTGAAGCCATGCGTCATAACTATGTACCAATGACGGCTGGAACAAGTGAGTTGTCAGACTATATCGAAGCCAATGTCGTTTATGGACAAGGCTTGGAGCAAGAAATTCCTTATGCTATTTCAAATACATTTGGTTTTGGCGGACACAACGCGGTTCTTGCTTTCAAACGTTGGGAGAATAAATAA
- the fabG gene encoding 3-oxoacyl-[acyl-carrier-protein] reductase: protein MQLKNKNIFVTGSSRGIGLAIAHKFAQLGANVVLNSRGEISEELLAEFSNYGVKVVPISGDVSDFADAKRMVEQAIADLGSVDVLVNNAGITQDMLMLKMTEEDFEKVLKINLTGAFNMTQAVLKQMIKAREGAIINMSSVVGLMGNIGQANYAASKAGLIGFTKSVAREVANRNVRVNALAPGMIESDMTAVLSDKVKEATLAQIPMKQFGLADHIADATVFLAQQDYLTGQVLAVDGGLSM, encoded by the coding sequence ATGCAACTAAAAAATAAAAATATCTTTGTTACAGGTTCAAGTCGGGGTATCGGACTTGCTATTGCTCACAAATTTGCTCAACTAGGAGCCAATGTGGTTTTGAATAGTCGTGGAGAAATCTCAGAAGAATTGCTGGCTGAGTTTTCAAACTACGGTGTCAAGGTGGTGCCAATCTCAGGTGATGTTTCAGACTTTGCAGATGCAAAACGCATGGTGGAACAAGCAATCGCAGACCTTGGTTCGGTCGATGTCTTGGTCAACAATGCTGGGATCACTCAAGATATGCTTATGCTCAAGATGACCGAAGAAGACTTTGAAAAAGTGCTTAAGATTAATCTGACAGGTGCCTTTAACATGACCCAAGCTGTCTTGAAACAGATGATTAAGGCGCGTGAAGGTGCGATTATCAACATGTCCAGTGTGGTTGGTCTGATGGGAAATATCGGACAAGCCAACTATGCGGCTTCCAAGGCTGGATTGATTGGGTTTACCAAGTCAGTAGCACGTGAAGTTGCCAATCGCAATGTGCGCGTAAATGCTCTTGCACCAGGAATGATTGAGTCAGATATGACTGCTGTTTTATCTGATAAGGTCAAGGAAGCAACACTAGCGCAAATCCCTATGAAACAGTTTGGCCTGGCGGACCATATCGCGGATGCCACGGTCTTCTTAGCTCAACAAGATTATTTGACTGGACAAGTTCTCGCTGTTGATGGCGGACTTAGCATGTAA
- the fabD gene encoding ACP S-malonyltransferase — MTKTAFLFAGQGAQYLGMGRDLYDHYPIVKETIDQASQVLGYDLRDLIDTDETKLNQTRYTQPAILATSVAIYRLLKEKGYLPDMVAGLSLGEYSALVASGALDFEEAVALVAKRGAYMEEAAPAGSGKMVAVLNTPVDVIEEACKTASEVGIVTPANYNTPSQIVIGGEVAAVDRAVQLLQEAGAKRLIPLNVSGPFHTALLKPASQQLAGALEGISFSDFICPLVGNTEATIMEKNRIQELLTRQVKEPVRFYESIAVMQDAGVTNFIEIGPGKVLSGFVKKIDKSAKLANVEDLASLDALLGN, encoded by the coding sequence ATGACTAAAACAGCCTTTCTATTTGCAGGTCAAGGTGCTCAGTATCTAGGGATGGGACGAGACCTCTATGACCACTATCCTATCGTCAAGGAAACCATTGATCAAGCCAGTCAAGTACTGGGTTATGATCTTCGTGACTTGATCGATACGGACGAAACTAAGTTAAACCAGACCCGCTATACGCAACCTGCTATTTTAGCGACTTCGGTTGCCATCTACCGTTTATTGAAAGAAAAGGGCTATCTGCCAGATATGGTTGCAGGTTTATCCCTTGGTGAATATTCTGCTTTAGTAGCTAGCGGAGCCTTGGACTTTGAAGAGGCAGTAGCCTTGGTTGCCAAGCGTGGAGCTTATATGGAAGAGGCAGCACCCGCTGGCTCTGGGAAGATGGTAGCCGTCCTCAATACTCCAGTAGATGTGATAGAGGAAGCTTGTAAAACAGCATCTGAAGTCGGTATAGTCACTCCAGCTAACTACAATACTCCAAGCCAAATCGTTATCGGTGGTGAGGTGGCTGCAGTTGACCGTGCGGTCCAACTCTTGCAGGAAGCAGGAGCCAAACGATTGATTCCCCTAAATGTGTCGGGTCCTTTCCACACAGCCCTTCTAAAGCCAGCTAGCCAACAGCTAGCTGGGGCTCTTGAGGGGATTAGTTTCTCAGACTTTATTTGCCCTCTAGTAGGTAATACTGAAGCTACAATCATGGAAAAAAATCGAATCCAAGAGCTTTTGACGCGTCAGGTGAAGGAACCGGTGCGTTTCTACGAAAGTATCGCAGTGATGCAGGATGCTGGCGTGACCAACTTCATTGAAATTGGTCCAGGAAAAGTCTTGTCAGGCTTTGTCAAAAAGATTGATAAATCAGCTAAGTTAGCCAATGTCGAAGATTTGGCAAGTTTGGATGCTTTGCTAGGAAACTAG
- the fabK gene encoding enoyl-[acyl-carrier-protein] reductase FabK, with the protein MKTRITELLNIKYPIFQGGMAWVADGDLAGAVSKAGGLGIIGGGNAPKEVVKANIDKIKALTDKPFGVNIMLLSPFVDDIVDLVIEEGVKVVTTGAGNPSKYMSRFHEAGITVIPVVPSVALAKRMEKIGADAVIAEGMEAGGHIGKLTTMTLARQVAAAVSIPVIVAGGIADGEGAAAAFMLGADAIQIGTRFVVAKESNAHPNYKEKILKARDIDTTISAQHFGHAVRAIKNQLTRDFEQAEKDAFKQENPDLEIFEQMGAGALAKAVVHGDVEGGSVMAGQIAGLVSKEETVEEILKDLYYGAAKKIQEEASRWAGVVRND; encoded by the coding sequence ATGAAAACACGTATTACAGAATTATTAAACATTAAATATCCAATTTTCCAAGGAGGGATGGCCTGGGTCGCTGATGGCGACTTGGCCGGAGCTGTTTCTAAAGCTGGCGGTTTAGGAATTATCGGTGGTGGAAATGCACCGAAAGAGGTCGTGAAGGCAAATATTGATAAGATTAAAGCACTGACTGATAAACCTTTTGGTGTCAACATCATGCTCCTGTCTCCATTTGTAGATGACATTGTCGATCTTGTGATTGAAGAAGGAGTCAAGGTAGTAACAACAGGAGCTGGAAATCCAAGTAAATATATGTCTCGTTTCCACGAAGCAGGTATCACTGTCATCCCTGTTGTTCCAAGTGTTGCTTTGGCAAAACGGATGGAAAAAATCGGTGCGGATGCGGTCATTGCAGAAGGAATGGAAGCTGGTGGACACATCGGTAAGTTGACAACCATGACCTTAGCTCGTCAAGTTGCTGCAGCTGTTTCGATTCCAGTTATTGTTGCTGGAGGAATTGCTGATGGTGAAGGTGCGGCAGCAGCCTTTATGTTAGGTGCAGATGCTATTCAGATTGGTACACGATTTGTAGTAGCTAAGGAATCAAACGCTCATCCAAACTACAAGGAAAAAATCCTCAAAGCGCGCGATATTGATACAACCATCTCAGCTCAACATTTTGGTCATGCTGTTCGTGCCATTAAAAACCAGTTGACACGTGACTTTGAGCAGGCTGAAAAAGACGCTTTTAAACAAGAAAACCCAGATTTAGAAATCTTTGAGCAAATGGGAGCTGGTGCTCTTGCCAAAGCCGTTGTTCATGGAGATGTAGAAGGTGGATCCGTCATGGCAGGTCAGATCGCTGGTTTGGTCTCTAAAGAAGAAACCGTCGAAGAAATCCTAAAAGATCTATACTATGGCGCTGCCAAGAAAATTCAGGAAGAAGCCTCTCGTTGGGCAGGAGTTGTAAGAAATGACTAA
- a CDS encoding acyl carrier protein, which produces MAVFEKVQEIIVEELGKDASEVTLESTFDDLDADSLDLFQVISEIEDAFDIQIEAEDNLKTVGDLVAYVEEKTK; this is translated from the coding sequence ATGGCAGTATTTGAAAAAGTACAAGAAATTATCGTTGAAGAACTTGGGAAAGATGCATCAGAAGTAACACTTGAATCTACTTTTGATGATTTGGATGCAGATTCATTGGACTTGTTCCAAGTAATCTCTGAAATTGAAGATGCTTTTGATATCCAAATCGAAGCAGAAGATAACTTGAAGACTGTTGGTGACTTGGTTGCCTACGTTGAAGAGAAAACAAAATAA
- a CDS encoding beta-ketoacyl-ACP synthase III, which translates to MAFAKISQVAHYVPEQVVTNQDLAQIMDTSDEWISSRTGIKQRHISKTESTSDLATEVAKSLLAKASIKAEQIDFIIVATITPDSMMPSTAARVQANIGANRAFAFDLTAACSGFIFALSTAEKFLTSGQFKKGIVIGAETLSKAVDWSDRSTAVLFGDGAGGVLLEISDNRHFLAESIHSDGTRSECLTYGQTTLTSPFSNQEAVPAFLKMDGRAVFDFAIRDVARSIKQTIDEGPVGASDLDYLLLHQANIRILDKMAKKIGVDRDKLPANMMEYGNTSAASIPILLSECVDQGLIRVDGSQTILLSGFGGGLTWGTLILTI; encoded by the coding sequence ATGGCTTTTGCTAAAATAAGCCAGGTTGCTCATTATGTACCAGAGCAAGTGGTCACCAATCAAGACTTGGCTCAAATCATGGATACAAGCGATGAGTGGATTTCAAGTCGTACAGGAATTAAACAAAGACATATTTCAAAAACGGAGTCAACGAGTGATTTGGCGACAGAAGTTGCCAAAAGCTTACTGGCTAAGGCGAGCATAAAAGCTGAGCAGATTGATTTTATCATTGTAGCAACGATCACACCTGACTCAATGATGCCCTCTACAGCAGCGCGAGTTCAGGCCAATATTGGTGCTAACAGAGCCTTTGCTTTTGATCTCACAGCTGCCTGCAGTGGCTTTATTTTTGCACTTTCAACTGCTGAGAAGTTTCTGACATCTGGACAGTTCAAAAAAGGGATTGTTATCGGTGCTGAAACCTTGTCCAAGGCGGTTGACTGGTCAGATCGATCGACTGCTGTACTCTTTGGAGACGGTGCTGGTGGAGTTCTCTTGGAAATAAGTGACAACCGCCACTTCCTTGCAGAGAGTATACACAGTGATGGTACTCGAAGCGAGTGCTTAACTTATGGGCAAACGACCTTGACTTCCCCCTTCTCTAATCAAGAAGCAGTTCCTGCATTTTTGAAGATGGACGGGCGAGCAGTTTTTGATTTTGCGATTCGAGATGTTGCTAGGTCAATCAAGCAGACCATTGACGAAGGTCCAGTAGGGGCATCTGATTTGGACTATCTCTTGCTTCATCAGGCCAATATCCGCATATTGGATAAGATGGCTAAAAAAATCGGTGTTGACCGAGACAAACTTCCAGCCAATATGATGGAGTATGGGAATACCAGTGCGGCTAGCATCCCGATTTTACTATCAGAGTGTGTGGATCAGGGGTTGATCCGTGTAGACGGCAGCCAAACGATTCTTTTATCAGGCTTCGGTGGAGGCTTGACCTGGGGCACGCTCATTCTTACAATCTAG
- the fabT gene encoding fatty acid biosynthesis transcriptional regulator FabT, with the protein MDYQQVNDYLTSIFNNVLVIEEVSLRGSRFKDISIKEMHTIDVIGKFPEATPSKVSKELMVTLGTVTTSLNNLERKGYIERIRSEQDRRVVYLHLTKKGRLLHRLHKRFHKAMVEKIIDGMSPEEMDVMGKGLTNLYQFLEDLK; encoded by the coding sequence TTGGACTACCAACAAGTAAATGATTATTTAACATCCATTTTTAATAATGTCCTTGTGATCGAGGAGGTTAGCTTACGAGGTAGTCGATTCAAAGACATCTCCATCAAAGAAATGCACACGATCGATGTGATTGGGAAGTTCCCGGAGGCAACACCAAGCAAGGTTTCAAAGGAACTGATGGTAACTCTTGGAACGGTTACAACGAGCTTGAATAACCTGGAAAGAAAAGGTTATATTGAGCGAATTCGTTCCGAACAGGATCGTCGTGTGGTTTATCTACATTTGACAAAGAAAGGTCGTTTGCTCCACCGCCTTCATAAACGTTTCCACAAGGCCATGGTTGAAAAAATTATCGACGGGATGAGTCCTGAGGAGATGGATGTTATGGGCAAAGGATTGACTAACCTTTACCAATTTTTGGAGGATTTGAAATAA
- a CDS encoding enoyl-CoA hydratase — protein sequence MNHILYQIVDDLAIITLNRPEVANGFHIPMCEEILEALTLAEQDQAVQYILINANGKVFSVGGDLVEMKRAVDEDDIPSLTKIAELVNTISYKIKQIPKPVLMEVDGAVAGAAANMAVAVDFCIATDKAKFIQAFVGVGLAPDAGGIHLLSRSIGVTRAAQLAMTGEALTAEKALEWGVVYRVCEADKLEKTRDQVLKKLRRGSANSYAAIKKLVWESQFKDWQNYAELELKLQESLAQTEDFKEGVRAHSERRRPKFSGK from the coding sequence ATGAATCATATCCTATACCAGATCGTAGATGATCTAGCTATTATTACTCTGAATCGTCCTGAAGTGGCAAATGGTTTTCACATCCCAATGTGTGAGGAAATCTTAGAAGCTTTGACCTTGGCAGAGCAGGACCAAGCAGTGCAGTATATCTTGATTAACGCGAACGGAAAAGTTTTCTCAGTGGGGGGAGACCTGGTCGAGATGAAGCGGGCGGTGGATGAGGATGATATTCCTTCACTGACAAAAATCGCTGAGTTAGTTAATACAATTTCCTATAAAATCAAGCAAATACCCAAACCAGTTTTGATGGAAGTAGATGGAGCCGTTGCAGGAGCTGCAGCCAATATGGCAGTAGCGGTTGATTTTTGTATAGCAACAGACAAGGCCAAGTTCATTCAAGCCTTTGTCGGGGTTGGCTTGGCTCCTGATGCAGGAGGTATTCATCTCCTAAGTCGTAGTATAGGAGTAACACGAGCAGCCCAGCTTGCCATGACAGGAGAAGCCTTAACAGCAGAAAAAGCTCTGGAGTGGGGTGTGGTTTATCGAGTCTGTGAGGCAGATAAGCTAGAAAAAACACGAGACCAGGTTCTAAAAAAACTCAGACGCGGTTCAGCTAATTCCTATGCAGCGATTAAAAAGTTGGTTTGGGAAAGCCAATTTAAGGATTGGCAAAATTATGCTGAATTAGAGTTGAAGTTGCAGGAATCCTTGGCTCAAACCGAAGATTTCAAAGAAGGAGTTCGCGCTCATTCAGAAAGAAGACGACCAAAATTTTCAGGAAAGTAA